One window from the genome of Myripristis murdjan chromosome 6, fMyrMur1.1, whole genome shotgun sequence encodes:
- the LOC115360410 gene encoding piggyBac transposable element-derived protein 4-like produces MSRRSARVPKPPTRLIEESSENISHEERPLARFAPKRSPGVQPPLNTGNPSPVEIFSLYFDREVLQMLCSHTNLKAQLNLERGKRFAWAEITPPEMKQYLGMLTFMAVLRLPKARDFWRKDTIFHVPFPASAMTRDRFLAISYNLNISNPLDSEQNDRQRGTEQYDCLHRVRPLYELLRTRCMAVYHPRQHISVDERMVATKARLSIKQYMKAKPTKWGLKFFVLADVNGYTVDFRLYTGKSAFASGKGLSFDVVTSLVNKDFLGSGYTVYCDNFYTSPELFSHLSRQGFGACGTYRQGRVGVPSTQENAVNKRSPRGTIRWIRDGDLLFVKWMDTREVSMCTNIHPVYTGETVLRWQKTADGRRERVAIPRPTAVSEYNKYMGGVDTSDQMLGTNSVHRKTRRWTMTVFQHLVDVALTNSYIIHKEICNSQQQGYMTRQTFQEQLSAQLLGVALDARPVKTPSQGHFPVPVSPSQGQEKSQRASMGRQRCTLCKRSTPWRCAECGVGLCLQLERNCFLMFHQRQ; encoded by the exons ATGTCACGGAGGTCTGCGAGAGTCCCCAAGCCACCGACCAGACTCATCGAGGAGTCTTCAGAGAATATTTCTCATGAGGAGAGACCGCTGGCACG GTTTGCCCCCAAAAGAAGCCCTGGTGTGCAGCCCCCCCTCAATACTGGAAACCCATCGCCAGTTGAAATATTTTCGCTGTATTTCGACAGGGAAGTCCTCCAGATGTTGTGCTCACACACCAATCTGAAAGCTCAGCTGAAcctggagaggggaaaaaggtTTGCCTGGGCTGAAATAACCCCCCCAGAGATGAAGCAGTACCTGGGGATGCTGACGTTTATGGCGGTGCTGCGATTACCAAAAGCAAGGGATTTTTGGAGAAAGGACACAATTTTTCATGTGCCGTTTCCTGCATCTGCCATGACAAGAGACCGTTTCCTTGCCATCTCATACAATCTCAACATCAGCAATCCCCTTGACAGTGAGCAAAATGACAGGCAAAGGGGCACAGAGCAATATGACTGCCTCCACCGGGTCAGACCCCTGTACGAACTCCTGAGAACCCGCTGCATGGCTGTTTATCATCCACGCCAACACATCTCTGTGGATGAAAGGATGGTGGCAACCAAGGCCAGGCTGTCCATAAAGCAGTACATGAAGGCCAAGCCGACAAAGTGGGGTCTAAAATTTTTCGTTCTAGCGGATGTAAATGGCTACACTGTTGACTTTCGGCTGTACACAGGCAAGTCTGCATTTGCATCTGGGAAGGGGCTGTCCTTTGATGTTGTCACGTCCCTGGTCAACAAGGACTTCCTGGGCTCGGGCTACACAGTGTATTGTGACAACTTTTACACAAGCCCTGAGCTCTTCAGCCACCTCAGCCGGCAGGGATTTGGTGCATGTGGGACCTACCGTCAGGGAAGAGTTGGTGTCCCATCCACTCAGGAGAATGCGGTGAATAAAag GTCACCCCGGGGAACAATTAGGTGGATCCGGGATGGTGACCTGCTCTTCGTGAAGTGGATGGACACGAGAGAGGTCTCCATGTGCACCAACATCCACCCAGTCTACACTGGTGAAACAGTGCTGCGCTGGCAAAAGACAG ctgACGGACGACGTGAAAGGGTCGCCATCCCCAGACCAACTGCTGTGTCTGAGTACAATAAATACATGGGTGGGGTGGATACATCTGACCAGATGCTGGGGACTAACTCAGTTCACCGCAAGACCCGGCGGTGGACAATGACAGTATTCCAACACCTGGTTGATGTTGCACTCACAAACAGTTACATCATCCACAAGGAGATATGTAACAGCCAGCAGCAG GGATACATGACACGCCAGACATTCCAGGAGCAGCTGTCTGCCCAGCTCCTGGGCGTGGCACTGGACGCCAGGCCGGTGAAGACCCCCAGCCAAGGCCATTTCCCTGTGCCTGTCTCTCCCAGCCAGGGACAAGAGAAGTCACAGAGAGCAAGCATGGGGAGACAACGATGCACTCTGTGTAAACGGAGCACCCCCTGGAGGTGTGCAGAGTGTGGTGTTGGCCTTTGTCTGCAGCTTGAAAGAAACTGTTTCCTCATGTTCCACCAAAGGCAATAA